The nucleotide sequence CCCTGTGGATCGCCTCTGATGCTCTCAGGTGCTAACTTAACTTCTATTTATTTGAGGAGTGACATTTTAGCAGATGGCAGGTACGCACCTTGAGTCGCAGCATGCACACGGGAGAACATTCTAGATCCCTCTGCAGACTGGTGAATGTCAGTGGCAGAAGAGAAGGAGGCCCCCACAGTGCAGGGCCATAAACTGCACCCCAAAAACCCCCAGGAGAGGGCTGGCGCCAGCGCAGCCACCGCTGCAGGGGGTGCGGCTGGGAGCGAGGACAATTCCCGCAGCCTGTCTAGGGAAGTGTCCGGTCTAGTCCCGTGAGCGGGCAGGAAGTACCACCACAGGCCTGCCTAGTGGACAGAGGGCCCCCAGAGATTTTCTTTGGGTCTTTACCCCAGACACGAAGGTGTTTCCGGTTTCCGAGGGGGCCAGGTCCAAGCAGAGGACGTCGGCCCCGTGCCCGTGGAAGCTCTGCAGCAGCTGTCCGCTCTCCACGTCCCACAGGGCGCACGTGCCGTCGCCGCTCGCGGTCAGGATCTGCCACGGGAAAGGACAGGGAGAGCACGGCTGTGGTTATTGCTCCTgtcagggctggggggggggagttggTCAGAGGCGGAAGGGCCCACAGGGGAGAGCAGGCTCCTCAAACACACACAGCGCGCCGCATCTCCATTCGAGCAAGCACAGAAGTCTCTCTTCTGTACCACGAAGGCAAAACTGCATTTCCAACACCCTCACGGTCCGCAAGTCGTGTGTTtatgtgtctgtctccctccagAGCTGAAATCCTGGAGTCCTCACTGCGGCGCCTACAGAGAGGGCTGTACACCTGCCTGGCACGTGGCAGGTGCTCTGGGAACAGAACCTGCAGCAGCGCCCACGGTGGTGCAGGGCAGAAACCCAAAGTGTTTCTCAGACGCTAATGCGCACGCAAAGCACCGGCTGCTTGCTAACATAAATAAGGGGTCTGGGATGGGGGGGCCCTAAGAGTCTACACTTCTCATAAGCTCCGGGTGATGCTGAGGCTGGTCGCCGGACCACACTGGGAGCAGGAGGGTCTGGGCAGCGTGCTGTTAGACACAGTCTCCTGTTGCTGCTTTTCCCCAGGGCAGCGTGCTGCCCAGAGGTGGCCCCCTGCAGCCACTGGTGGGTGCTGGAGCACCCTCACGCCACGCACAGGTTCAATACACATCTGCTCGTGCTGACCACGTGCGGGCGCTCTGCTAAGGCATTAGGGTTTGCAGAAAGATTGTGCCTTGGTCTCTGTTCTCCTGGAACTCGCTTTGACAGGACTGACGGTAAGAATGAAACCAACACAATCCCCTGTCCCTGATCTCCTGTCCCTATGTTAAACAGTTCTGGGAAAGTTCTGTTAAACTTTCCTGTTACTATGTTAAATAACACAAACCTGTAGGAAATACTTGCTCCTGGAAAAAAACACTGCAAACTAACTAGACAACTTACTTATCAAGACTAACAGCTTAAAAGTAAATGCTTAATAgggacttttttgttttatatttttgtgatctTCCGTTACAgggtaagtaaaaataaattttaaagactaAACGTTTATTCAGATAAAAACACTAAACAGAACCCCTAGCTAACCGTCACTCATTTGTCCTGGAATGCAGAGAATTGGCAGGTTCAATACCATAGTCTCATACTAGCCAGTTCTTCTTTTATCATCCTAGATCCTGGAATGGAAGAAGCTCGAGGTTCATCGGTTCAAGGCTGCCCAAACCAGGCTGTGCATCTGAACTGCCCAGCtttgtgttaatattaataatagtaaaataaaaaaaaaactaacatttattgatgtTTACCAGtgactgtactattttacatCAATCATCTCATTCGGTCCTTAGAAAACCTTATACGGGAGGGATTTATTACTATCCTCATGCATAGGTGAGAAAAGCGAATCACACAGAAATCTGAACCTCATCTCGTATCACCAGGGGGAGCACAGTACCTGGTGGTGCAGTCTGACCTTCaccctgctctgcctcccaggctgcACCTGCGGAGGGAGCCAGCTGGGACTGCCCCCCACCTCTGGCTAGCTGCTTGTTAGAAAGGAAGCACTTTCTAACCCTTaacccccagccctgcacctgtGGCCAGGCTGCTCGTTCTCTACcccagggactacaggtgccagaCCACCCACTGTCCCTGCATACCTCTCTGGCTACCTAGCTCTCTCACACTGTGGCCCCCTGGGGGGACAGCCATCCCTCTTCCTTGGCAGCAGCAAGTTTGTGGCACCCACCTCTGCTCTGAGCTCCCTAGCTTTCCCCACTGCCCAAACATTACTGGTTTTGGTGAAGGTCCCTGAGGGCAGAGATGAGCTTTCAGCCCCAGAGCCAGGTGCTATCTGGCAATGCAGGTGGCGGGTGGCAAGAAGGTTTCCTGAATAAGTGTGAATAAAAAAACTACGGGATGCGTTTACAACTTGCTAAAGAAAACCTAGTCCAAGTGTTACAAAATTGTACTGTTTTCACTGTGTTTTATTCAAAGTAGAGCGCAGATTTCGTATCTgaagcattttctttttgcatttgcCTTTGTTAAAACAGGACTGCATGGTATGTACAACGAGAGGCAGGAAACATCCAACTCTGCAGCTCTGCAGCTGGGGACACAGGAActtgcaccccctcccccaggatTCCCtgctccactcccacccccaccaagtCAATCGGAGGAGGATTTTCAATATGGTCTATCAACAATCAATAGCTCCAACTTTCctgtttctgatttttattaagataataataataactaatgaGAAACAACAGGAGCTTCCTCTTAGAAAAAGCTGCTGCAACATAGAGCTTCCTCTCCCGAAACTCCTCTTGTGTGCCCTACAACAGGTGGACTTAACACCGTGGGGGGGCGACTGACTGACCTGCATGTCGGAGTTGGTGAAGCTGCAGGCCGACAGGTAGTTGGTGTGCATGGCGACAGACTTCTTTTTGGCagccatgttttcatttttatcgAACGTCAATGGATACACAGAGCACTTATTATCCAAACCACTagcatggaaagaaagaagttatcAAAGGTTAACTTAGAGCAATACAATTTTTGTCTGGAGCAGTCTCATACATTACAACTTTTTCTCCAACTTTTACGTGGAAGATTTCAAACCTAttgtaaaattagagaaaaaaaaaaaagtacaacaaaTACCTAGATCCCTTCACCTGGTTTCAcagatttaacatttttttctatctgcAGAAGCAAATTCGAAACCACTTGACTTCAAACTGCAGACATGACATTTTATTTCCAAACACTTCAACATGCAAAGTTACATCTgccaaaaataagaatattctccTACATAGCCACTGCATCATTATCATATCTgagaaaatgtaacaaaaattctgtaaaattacGAGTGCCTGCTTATTTGCCTGTTTTTGCCAATAGAACAGTGTTTTATGGATAACAGGAAATGTGCAAGGCTGCTGTAGCCCCAACTTACCCACAAGCGATGGCACATCCAGATGGGGCATAAGCACACGCCATCACCCATGTGCAGGGCATAGTGACCGCATGCTCCTGAAACAAAGCAGGCACTGTTCATGGAGTGAGTGACAGGCACCTCTACACAAGGtcttaacatttaatttatttttttaaatgtttgtttttttctcttagagacagggtcttgctatactgcccaggctggtctcaaactcctgggctcaagcaatcctgctgcctcagtctcccgagtagctggggctacaggcaagcatacgccaccatgcctggctaattttttctatatatattagttggccaattaattttctttctatttatagtagagacagggtctcgctcttgctcaggctggtttcgaactcctgacctcaagcaatccgcctgcctcagcctcccagagtgctattgAATGACTTTTTATATGTATACGTTTGTTTACTTGTGAGTGTGTACATGAGACTCTGTCTGCCATGGGTCCTAAAGCCAATCCTAGGAAGGTATGaaaggggctggggggaggggagagtgagccTGGGTTGTGCTCCTGGGTAGAAGAGAACCTGTAAAATGGAAGCATTAAGAACTAAGTATAACAGTCTCTCGCTTCTGGCCGAGTCACCCACATCTCCCTGCATGcagataagcaaacaaaaaaagccccGTCTCAAAAGCTTCTGAGTCTGTGGTCGCATTCCCATGGGAGACACGGATCCCGGTTCTGGTTCTGACACCAACAGGATGTGGGCCCCATGCAGGCTGGCTTTCTGTCCTACCTGCTCTCATTCTCTGTCTGTGGAGTGAGGGGAGGGAGGTAGATGATGTGCAATGTACCTTCAAGTGGGGTCTTCTGTTAtgcttctgtgtgtgtttgtggggaaACACAGCCCCAATACCACCTGCCAAAATTCTGTTGTCACTCACCATCTTGCAGCCTTCCAAACGCCAAGAATAATCTGCTCCCCTCCAGAGAGTGAGCCAACATAGCCACTCTCAGCACAAGACATCCAGGCCCTCTCCTTGCGGAGATTGGCTACATTCCCTGCCACCGGCCACAAGTCGCGACACCCTGGCTCCCTAGAAATCAGTCTGTGCTCTATGCCACGCTGGGGTGTAAATAGATCCAATCGATCCCTGGACATCCAGAAGATGCTCAGGAGTGCTGGGAGGGGCAGAAGCTCCCTAGGAGGCAGGTGACAATTAGGAAAGCCCTGTGACaactgtcatttttattattccccAGGGGCCTGCTCATTAGGGACTCTTACTCTGCAAAATGGTTCTGGCCCCTCACTTGACCAGGTCACATAAAAGCTGCCTCCCACGACATTCGCTAAACGCATGCCACAATGCAGAATGTGGCTGCTGTTCACTGTGACGTAGATACGGGGCTCATTTTTTTATGTAGTGGGAAGGAAgactttctttctaaataaatatcgGAATCCATATTTAGTATATGATACTCTTTATTGTAAATGCCAACGCAATGCCAGCATGCAAGCGTACCCACACGTAGGCTCTGGCCTTTGTCTTTAGCTAAGACTCTACATGTAGATCTAATTTGAGTTGTGCATGCCCAGGCCAGATTTGCAAGGGGCTCAGACTCCACTGCGTCATGGGACATTTCAGCTCAACCCCACTGCAGCCTCATCTTCCCCACACACTACGTGCTATGGAGTCTGGTcaaaggcagagaagggaaagaTAACTGAGAATTTTGGCACCTCTTATCATCAACCGGAAGAAAAATAACACACGCAGTTGCATGTGTGAAGGTAACAGGTTTCCATGCTCTGCCCACTCCCAGTTTAGCGTGAGCACCTCTGCGGTGGCCTGGCCTGCTCGTCTCGGAGCGGGAGGGAGGAATAAACGCTGCAGTGGGCTAGCTGAGCCGTTCAGACACAGATGGGCTTTCTTGGGGTTCCCATCCCGAGAGGCAGGGCAACCACTCGCAGGGGGGGCTGGAGGGGAATCAGGACAGGGCCCGGCAGCTGGGCCGGAGCACCTTGAACCACGTCGGGAACGAAGCCTCACCTTGTTCGTAGTGAAGGAGTCCCACACGATCACCTTCCCGTCCTGGAGGGAGAAGAGTAAACATTTCAGGGGTTGTCAACAGTTCTTGCAGATAAACACTGAGAACTCCTCATAAAAGCTGTGTCCGGCCAGGCAGTGTGACAGGGAGAGCCAGAGTAAGTATCCAGACAATCAGGACCCTGAAACCTCTCCATGAAAAAAGGGGGTGTaagcagaggaagggcagaaccTTCCAGCCTGGCTAAAGGATCAGTTCTGGACCTTGTAGGTAGATACAGCTATAGGAAGCAACACTCAGAAGCTTCTTTTGTACCATTTATAAAACAACCGCAAACCGCTGATATACTATCATCCCCCAACATGCCCCAAATGTCAGAAAATTATACAGGAAAAGTTAAACCTGACATTACCTTACATAGCTGACAGGTGAACAAGTCTCTttctcctcccatccccacctcctcGCCCCCATTTGCCTGGAGTCCCCCGAAGCACTGCCTACGAGCACCCCGCCCACTCTCTGTCCCTTCTCTGCCCTGGACGGCTGCCGAGGGTCTGTGTGGGCCCAAGATCAGTCTAACTTCTCCAGGTGCTCACACACGTTGCAGCTCCTGCTCTGACATCTCGCACCTACACTGAGGACAACGTGCGATTTGCACCTGTACTGGTGAGGGTGCCTGAGGGCAGGTGTTCAGTGAGCAGAGGACACTCGCTGTCAGGGTGAGCGCCTGGCTGGCGATGCCACACACAACACTGCCACTTTCATTGGAACTGTGGCTGCAGGTGGCAGTGACCACAGTGCCGTCTATTTGTAATACAGACCCACCGGGGGTAAACCCATGCAAGCCCTGCTCCCTACAAAGCTGTCACCTGCCCAGACTGTGGCGTGGAGGTTCTCTGGGCAGACAGTGAAAGAGGACGGATGAGTGACTTCCCCCAGTGCACAGGCCCCTGCAGACCCCCAGGGCGGTAAACCTGCAGCCTCCATGGCAGGCTTGGTTTTTTTCACCACTCGAGCCATTTGGAGCCGAATCTGGTGAAGAATGCAAGGGAGATCAGACTGCAAAATACTTCTTAGGAGCAGAAGCAACGTCTGGCTCTAAAGCGACAGCAGCCTGCTTTGCAGAATCCTACAGAGGACTTCCGTGTAAACGCAGTGTGTCGCGGAGGGGCCCCGGAACCAGGTCGCAGTCTGCGGTTTGGGGCTTTCCCAGGACTCCTAAGCACGTTGGTTCTTCCGGTCTAATGCCTGGCTGCACGGCTGCACGTGTCGCGCGGGCGGATCTGGAAAGCCTCTCGCGCGGAGACGGAGCAGGCTCCACGCCCACGGCCCGCTTGCTGGGGACTGCCTCGGTGCCCTGCCCACGTCAGTGCCCACTTTAGCAGCGCCCGCCACCGCACCGCCTGCCTGTCCCCTCCAGCCGCCCACCGTGCGCTCCGGGGTCTCATTACACGGGATGGAGGCCCCTCCGTGAGCACGTGCCAGCGGCCCCCACACCTGGAGAGAACGCGCCTCCGCCCCCAGACCCGCGGCTGGGGTGACAAGTCTCCTGCCTTTTAAGGGAAGAGGCTGCTGGTGAGTCAGAGCCTGTTCCAGAGTCTTCTGTTTgccagccccgtccccacacGCCGCGCCCACGTGTCCCTAGCTCTGGAGAAGACTGGGACGGAGAGGGCGTGATGAAGGgcctgcctcccccgcccccgcgcccccagCGGCACGTGAGTGACAGCAAACCGAACACGCAGCACATCTTGTAAGGGTTTAAGGAGTCCAGAAGGCTAGGCAGCCAACGCGTGCGTCTCAATAACCATTTTGCAAAAATGAGCACTTGAAACAGAAAGGCCAGAAACGCTCTGAAATAGTAATAATGgctgtgatggtggtggtggggggagtagaagcattttctctgttctattttccagtgtttctttaaTGTGGTAAAATCCATACGAGACACATTAATTCTGAACACAGAAAAAAGCAAGTGCAAGGGGACATACTAGATGTGTAGGTAATGCAGGAGATTAATAGAATCTGTTCTATCAAAGGCCACACTGACACAGATGTCACAGCTTGTGGATTATCTAGAATATGTATAGTTTTTTATACTTACAggggttatttaaaaaaacaaccctcTTTTGAAAAAGCTGTGcagaaggcaggggtggggggaaactCGCTGATCACAAAAATATGACTTTCAGAATATCCCGTGTGGCTTTGGTTTACAGTTTTATGATCAATGCATGCAACATAAAAGTCCACTTTAAAAGTACCAAGCTGTGGGAGCCGGCCTCCAAGGGAgtccccagccaccccagcctcttGATTTTCACACCTTTGTGCAGTCTCCCTCCCCATCACATCAGGACTGCCTGTGTGAATATGACAGAAGCCACAGACTGTCATGCAATTACAGTGCggctctgcctctgtctccctctctgggATCCCCTGCTCTGGGGGAGGCAGCTACTGTATTGTGAGCCACGTGGCCCACGTGGCGAGGAACTGGGGCCTCCAGCCAAGAGCCACGTGAGCGCAGCATCTTGGAAGTGAGTCTCCGCCTCGGTCAAGCCGTCGGATGAGCACAGCCCTGGCCAACATCTTCCCAGCAACCTCCTGAGAGACCCGGAGCCAGAGCCACCAGCCAAGCCCTTCCTGGATGCTCACTGTCTCAGAAACCACATGACATCACAGATacttgttgttttaagctgctaaattttggaGTAATATAGATAAATGATACACAAGATGTAAAACACACTATGTAAActatatgaaatgaatgaaaaaattatactTCATAAAATATGCACCTTAGGCTTGTTCTTTAAGACATAAGAATTGCTAACCTCCTTAAGCTGAAAGAAAGCCACTGATCGGATCTTATGCCTtccagttggaaaaaaaaaaaaagagactatttTAAAAGTGGTTACACTCACAAATAAGACCTAGAAATATGCTCGGGAAGAAATTAATTTGAATGGCTCATCAAATAAGTCAAGCATAGTCTACAATGTTTTAACTATTACCAATTCCAACTCTACCCAGATGAGTGGAGTTCTGTAGCGTACAAGAGGATTCCTTATGCTAAATCACTGTCCCCTGGAGAATGAGCAAAGTCACAAAGATCAGAAAAGGGCTTTCTGAGAGGGACAGCTCTTTCCCCCTTGGCTGGGGTATCGAAGACCCGCTCACCCATTACACAGCAGGTGGGACGTACCTGGGATGAGCTCACGATCCTCCTCTTGTCTTTGCACCAGTCCATGCACAGCACTTTGTTCCCGTGGCCTTTGAGGGTCCTTCTGGTCTTCATGACAAACTGCCCCAGGGCCTCCACCCGCTCTGCCACCTGGTGCACTGGAAGGACAAGGCCACCATCAATTCCATTGCGAAGGACAGGGTTCTTCTGAGCCACACGGGGGCAACAGCAGGCACGGGCCCTGCAGAGAGGGGCAGCCCACGGGCCTCCTCTGAGCCACAGCTGGGTTCTCTGAGTCTTTACTGTTCCGTCCTAGCAACGCTCTTTCTTTTAGGATCAGGACAGGGTACAGAAAGCACTGCCATTCTTTCCTTGCATTTAAGACCCTGCTTTTTTCAAAGCATTTCCATATGCACACATTGAAGAATTAAGAAGACCACTTCATATCTGTAAAACACTACATAGAATTCTCCCATTCAAGGGCCACAGCTCTGACAGGTGGGCAGGGCGGGCGACAGAGTGAGGCTGCTGTCCCCATTTaacaggtgaggagactgaggctcacaGAGTTAACTGGCTAACACAAGTTCATGCAACTGACTAGGAGCCAGGCTGGGGCTTTTGGTCTTTTATTACCACTTTCTAGTCACTTTACAAAAACTGCGCTGTCAGGGTCCTAAGGTGCACTTGCTGCTTGACAGCAGTCTCTGTCCAACTGGCCCCTGTACCTCGCACAGGCCTGGGGCATGGCAGGTGCTTCACACACGTGCCTCAGGAAGAAACACAGGAGTACACCGCCACGAAAGCTGCCGGCACAGCACGCCTGTGAGCGCACTGAAGTGCTCGATGTCCACAGACATCAATGGTATCCTAAAAGTCATATATGTGATCTAGTCATGGTACTGCCTATACCAGGAAGGACCCCTCTCGGGGGCTCAGACCACAGCTCCTTCCCTGAGGCCAAAGGGAGAGCTTTGTAGGAGCTTATAGAGAGGCTGAGACTGGTGAGTCTAAGACAGGGACAAGTTCACAGGAAGTGGCCTGAACGCCCCTAGACCGGCTAGCCCAGGCCTTTCACCATGcagctgaggaagctgaggtcTGCAGGGTCCCGTGGCCTCTCCCCGTGGTCAGTGGCTGGGAAGTGACACTCCCTCTCTGGTTAGTGGCTTACCAGAAGGAGAAATCGGGGCTCCTAACTTCTCCTTCCCCTGAACCTCCCAGCCGGCCTTTGTCCAGGCAGGCGAGGAGGGTAAGGGTGTtctaggcaaagggaacagcCTGGGCCAAGCTGGTGTCTGGGCATAGACAGGGCACCTGGGTGGAACAGGCAAAGCCACTGCCCTCACTCCTTCCCAGGGAGAGGCTGAAGCTCCATGGGGCAGTGGCCACCTCCCCTCACCAGGGCCTGGGCCAAGAGGGGCCGGCCCTGCGGTCTCAGTGCATGACAACAGCACCCCTTCCAGGGaaaccctccctcccctctttccctccctgccccctatACACTTCAATGTGCATTTCCTATAAATAAAGAACTCTCCTAATAACCACGGTGCAATGATCACAATCAGAAAATTAATGCAATATGCCTTTGCTTTgttggtgtttaaaaaaaaaaacacgataaaaataaagttaatgctGAAACAACACGACTGTCTAAGTTATAGGTCTTATTGAGGTTCTGCCTATTGTCCAAATAGTAAATTGTCCTTCATagtaaaagaaaatccaagagCATGTGTAGCATTCAGTTGTCATGTTTTTTAGTGTCCAGTCACTTTGtttcctgattttgtttggtTTGATGCTTCCTAAAGATTAGGTTAgggggctgagcacagtggctcacgcctgtaatcctggcactctgggaagcgaaggcaggaagatcgcttgaggccaggagttccagaccagcctgagcaagatggagaccctatctctaccaaaaatagaaaaaattagctgggcgtggtggcacatgcctgtagtcccagctactcaggaggctgaggcagaaggatcacttgagcccgggagtttgaggttgctgtgagctaggctgatgccacggcactctagtctagAGGACGGAGTGAGTCCATCATTTTTTTCAGCACTTATTGGTTGGTTTTCTAATAGAAGGAGGAgcttttcctcctctcccagctatttatttattcatctattgacAGCAGTGTGGACTCACGGAATCCTACTTTACCCTGCAGGCTGTAATCTGTTCCAGTTATCATTCACTTGATCCCCAGATCACCCCAGGTGCCCAGCGGGAGCCCCACCAGACAGGCTCCCGTGACCTTGTGACACGTCCCCATCACACTTTGAGCACTGTTCATTCCAAACTTCTCTTGTTCTTTCCCTGCCCTCACCCTGGAATCAGCCACTTCTCCAAGAAGTCTGGGTTCCTTTTAGTTGCCCCATTTCTTGTGATGAAAGAACAAAGGTATGCCTGGGCTAAAAAGCCTCTGTGAAAACCCAAACTGTAAGAACACTTGCTCAACTATAAAGTCGTACATGAATGTGCAACTATTATGCCATTGCTTCTGCTAAAACATTGCATTATTTACTGCCACAAACAGCACATTAGTCTGTTACAGATACACTCCTTACAAAACACATGGAATGAAGTTTGAAAACAGACTGAATTTTCTGAATTCTCATAGGCACAAGCCTATATTATCAGCTCAGAgtttattctatttaatatttactttgaaACTTCAAATCAATATTATTGCTGCCCCCCCCCACAATTCAGCATTAGGATAACCATAGCTTTTTAaagtcccttaaaaaaaaatgatgattcaTCCAACCAAAATAGGGCCTTCTTACATAATGTGAATTTGAACACATCCcaactattaattattttttctcactgCCTTCTCTCTTCCCACATATAGATTCATTCCAAGCCCACTCAATCCTGTTTCTATCTGCCAAATCTCACATCCAttgaattaaagaatttttttttaaaaaacaaaatatcaggaAGTAAGAACACTCTGGAAATGAGCTGAATATGTTCTGTATGTTATTTGTGGGAGGTCAGTTCAGGGCAGATATGGTTTCTCCTTTGCCTTTTGATGGGCCATCCCTCTaggatttaactttttttttttttaaatgatgaacaTAACCAGCTGGTTTCTAGAATAAGAATTTGCTAGAATATAACGGTAGCTGGTTAAGAAATTCCACTAGCTTGAGGAGGACAGGGGTGCTGCCTTGTTTGATCTTTCTTGGAGGCGCAACTGGAGCAGGGCGGTTAGGGACCCAGGCTCCGGATTCAGGCTGCTTGGGTCAAAGCCTGGCCCCGCCACATGCTGGTTGCACACCCTCTAGAAATCATTTACCTTCTCGCCACCTTTCTTCCCTCACAGGGTGGTAGGGGCCATTCGAGCCTGGCACAGAGAGAACACTTGGTAAGAGTTAGCTACGATAATTCTCCAGCTTGGCATACACTGGGCACCTAGTAATACTTactgctaaaataaatgaaatgcttAGTATTATTAAGTTTTAACCAACTGCAGTAATCCTAAGCAGCAGTTCTGGTGGGCTAACAAAACTGTCAGCCCCTTTCTTTTCCTGtatctctccctccacccccaaatcCATCATCCCTACTTCAGCTGCCAAGCAACTCATCAATTTATCAGGGTGAACACACTAGCGCTGGGGGTGGGAGATACACAATGGTTTTTGACCTGAATTTCCTGAGCTGATGAGCTCACCatccaaccttttttttttaaagttccttttCCTTCTGGTGGGTCCTAATCTGTCCCCGGAGCAACCTGGACTTGGCCTTTACTATGCACAGACCTTTGCAACATTTAAAGATAGCTCGAGCTCTTTCCTAAGAGATCCCATTTCAGTACATGTGAAGGTCTAGGACCACCCAGATGTATCAGAGTCTGTCCCTGTTCTCCCTGGAGTTCAGAGTCAATGGAAGAGATGGAGCCACAAGGATGGTTTCAATGTAACGTGTGACTTGCTAAGCTAGACATGTGGTCACAGAGAGCTTCTGCCCCAGAGATGGGGCATTGCACTGGGCTTCTGGGGGCTGACATTTGAGCTTTATGTAAAGGATACATTAGATGGAATCagggccgggcccagtggctcatgcctgtaatcctagcactctgggaggccgaggtgggtggattgcttgaggtcaggag is from Microcebus murinus isolate Inina chromosome 6, M.murinus_Inina_mat1.0, whole genome shotgun sequence and encodes:
- the GNB5 gene encoding guanine nucleotide-binding protein subunit beta-5 isoform X2; amino-acid sequence: MATDGLHENETLASLKMEAESLKGKLEEERAKLHDVELHQVAERVEALGQFVMKTRRTLKGHGNKVLCMDWCKDKRRIVSSSQDGKVIVWDSFTTNKEHAVTMPCTWVMACAYAPSGCAIACGGLDNKCSVYPLTFDKNENMAAKKKSVAMHTNYLSACSFTNSDMQILTASGDGTCALWDVESGQLLQSFHGHGADVLCLDLAPSETGNTFVSGGCDKKAMVWDMRSGQCVQAFETHESDINSVRYYPSGDAFASGSDDATCRLYDLRADREVAIYSKESIIFGASSVDFSLSGRLLFAGYNDYTINVWDVLKGARVSILFGHENRVSTLRVSPDGTAFCSGSWDHTLRVWA